The sequence below is a genomic window from Emys orbicularis isolate rEmyOrb1 chromosome 25, rEmyOrb1.hap1, whole genome shotgun sequence.
CATAGAATAATGTCCCTCTCTTTTAGTCAATGCATGCAAATAAAAACACTACTTTCCCTTCAGGAACTGTTTCTATTGTAGGGCACGAACACTGTATCAACAGATGGAGAAAAGTAGTGGTCAAATTATCCATATCTCAGTTAAATGCCAATGCTCTTATCTGCTGAAGCAGAGACTCTTCAAACTTCCAGGCATAATAACTGCTTGTTGAATCATGCTGTTATCCTTCTGGGTTCTGGACAATGTGGAGGCAAACATTTAAATGAATATAATCCATGTTCTGATTGTAGATAACCCTGTGTTGTGGTACTTCCAACTAGTCAAAGAAACTGACATAACAAAATTGTTTTCTAAAGCTTCACAAAAGAAGACAAGTACGTCAGAAAACAACGTGAAGATGCACTCCAGATATAACATAAACTACATAGCTATTACTGCAACACcctgggtgaggaaatacaatgAATACAAACCAGCCAAGAAGAAAGCTGTTTGCGCTCCCTCCTGTCATAAAGGAGTAAATGTGTTGCAAATGTATGTGCAAAACTAGAGAAAGGGTAGGAACGAAAGAAAATATGTTTGTActggggaaagagaaaaatgatACAATCTTGTTGAAAACATGTAGTGTAATGAAAGTTTTGGTacacacattttcaaattttgacaTCACAAATGTCCTgagggaaaataaacaaacaggaatATCGGGGTTAGCTATTAATAACCACCAGTCATGCAGCTATGAAATGAGCTAGAAATGGTAAATTATACATAGAGCAATGCACTTAAGAAAAGTATGTTCCAAAAGAACACACCCTTACAAATGTGTATATAAAAGCTTGATATTGTCCTTATAGTGCAGTCTGTCCTTGAGCTACATTTCTGCACTTTCAAAGCTTAGCTTTTACTTCAGCACCATGTCTTACTTTGGTCTTGGATCTAGGCAAAATTCCTCCTGCCGCAGTAGTGGTGCATCTATAAAAATACCTAGTGGTGGAGTGTGTTGCTTGGGTGGAGGTTCTGGAGTGGTAATGTATGGGTCTGGGGGAGGCTGGGGTGCTGGTTCTGGATGGTGTGGCATTGGAAGTGGCGCAGGTGGGTCCTTTTATAACTTCGGTTATGGTGCTGTTGGTGCTACAGGCGGAGACGGTGGACTTCTCTCAGGTAGTGAAAAGGAAACCTTGCAGAACCTTAATGACCGTTTGGCCTCCTACCTGGGCAAAGTAAATGCTCTGGAAGAGGCAAATACAGAGCTTGAACACAAAATCAAGGACTGGTATGAGAAATTTGGACCACATACTGATGGAGGACCTCGCAACTACAGTAAATACTATGCTATTATTGAAAACCTTGGAAATCAAGtaagaaattatatttttcaataaTTTGTTATTGGAATTAAATAATGCATTTAATTATTGTCTTATTCTGAAAAGTAAATTGTTAACTATGTACCTGACTGAATTGTAATATTAATGTCAAATGTCAAGCCTACATTATAAATAAGTTGACAATTTCATTTGCAGCAGGATTGGGCTCCAGGGACCTGAATGTGCTCAATAGGTTCATAATGAAGATCAAGTTTAAGAAAATCAGCAGAAGTTCACTGACATAACCCAGGAGATATTCACAAATCCCCAAAAGTAGAGCTGAAAGACTGCCAGAAAGGAAACTACGAGAAAGAGATCATTGTGTCAAACATTGTCCTAATGTGGCTTTATTTTAGAGGGGGTATGAAGTGAACTTAGCACCAGGTGTGCATCAACTATTGCAAAGGGATATGGAAAAAGAAAAGTGAGAATAAGCATGAATGGAGTAACAGAGGAGAATGTGGACAAATgagaaaatatttctaaaatattgaACTGACCAAGATAAGCAAATATTTTATCATGTTAGTTATTCATGTAAGTATCAGATATCAGTTTTTGAACTACTTACATTTtttctccattgactttgattAAGTTCATCCAAAGCATGAGACACAAGTAAACCTGGCAAACTTAAGAGAGTCCAAGAAATAACTGATTTCTCAGTACCTCCTGCTGTTTTTTAGATCATTGCTGCAACTGTTGACAATGCCAGGATCATTCTGCAAATTGACAATGCCAGGCTGGCTGCTGATGACTTCAGACTCAAGTAAGTTGAATTAATTATATTGGACATGTATTGCTAAAATCATGCAAAAGTTAATACTATCAGACCACTGTACTGGAACCTTTCAATATTCCCACTTTTGCATTTGAAGGAGACACTGTTCCAAATATAATTCTTAAATCTTTTGACAGATTCCAGCACTGATTGACATCTCTGTAAAAATTTCatattgtgaaaatatttttaaattacttgttGTGTAATACAATGTATAACTCAGACTTTAGTGCACATTTGgtgctttataaaaataatagaatTGTAGAGGGATTTAGATTGTAAAACTAATGTCCAATGGCCATCAACCCAATCTttcagtcaatggaaattttgattGCATGCATTTTCCAGAGCTTACAAATTAGCAAAAGagatgaaaataaataatttttactcAAATGATCTAAACTTATGTCTAGActtaagggacagattctgccaacCTTATTCACACTGAGAAGTACCTTATTCAGTGAGTAAGCCCACTGATTTAAATGTACTATTTGTGGAATAAGATACCATGCAGCAATGGCTATGGTATGGGTATTACAATTTGACCCTACttcttttaacaatttttttttagatATGAGAATGAGATATACCTTCACCAAAGTGTTGAAGCCGACATCAGTGGTCTACGTAAAGTCCTGGACGAACTGACTCTTGCCAGGAATGACCTGGAGATGCAGACTAAAAACCTGAATGAAGAGCAGGCTTACCTCAAGAAGAACCATGAGGAGGTAAGGTAGGATCTATGCCTAGCTTCCTGAAGTCAAGGGGCCAAATTTCTCAGCTATTATAAatgggtgtagctccactgaaatccatgaaGGTACGCTGATTTAagcagctgagaatcaggcccaagttgtttgtttattaataatTCATTGCATACTATCTTTGTAAATTATTCTTTTGAAGGATTAGATATTTGTATTCTTTGGGGGTATACATTATAAAAGAGACTGTTTTTCAGAAAAAATTTAAGGACAAAATAAATTGTAAATTTTGATAAGaatgtcactgtttatttgaTCATATTGAGCAAGATTCTCACTCACTCTGCACGCCATGCAGAGGAGAAAGATTGTGTCTGGTGCCCCCCTGCTCTTCTGTGCAGTGTATCCATATTGCAGGTAGCAGTGCTGAGAAGAGCAATCTCTGGAGTTTCACTACACCCCATCCCAAGTACATGGCTAGTGGGAAGTGGGCTGGCAAGAGTAGGGAGTGTATAGAGATTTAACTCCACACTCAGCACAGCTGAGCCTGCATGGAGGAGGAAGTAATCTGCACCAGGTATGGGGCTGGCACAGATTACTTCTCCACAGAATAAGCAGGGAACCAGGAACCTTACTGAGTCTCTGATGCCACAATATGGTGCATACAATAACACTGATCCTCATTCATTACTTCTGGCAAAGACACAATCTAGCCAATTATTTACTGAGTTGTAGCATTTATACTAGCCAGACATTTGTTAGAATTCATAATTGGCAATAAGGGAGGGATTTGTTGCAATTTTGCAAAGATTTACATTTGAAAGAAAAGgattcattttcatatttcataTATCTTTACAAATCAAGAGGATTGCCTTATGATTTCTTTAGGTAAAAGAACATAAAATAAAGTTGTACTTTTTTGCCCCTCTATGGATGTACAGAGCAATACACTTGATAAATCAAGAGATGTAGAAGCAAATTCCTTCGCATATTAATTCATGTGGCAAAATTGTAATGACACTAGTAATCAtagttttaaactattttaatgttcatattttaatattctatgatttagagACTTCTTGGCCAAAACAGAGTGCTCACATACATTTAATGGCTCTGATTCATCTTTCCAAAGAGATTTATTAGTTAAACTATATattgaaaacaaaattctgaGTTTACATCCTGagagtttggaaaaaaaatttaTTGGTGTGTATTATAATTATCTCagtactttaaaacaaaatttaaaagcaCAATACtggatttttaaatgtaagtgcTTAATCGTTTAAATCTCGATGTTAATCATAAATTGGCAGGTATTTTTATAAAGGCCTATGCAGCTAgtcttttttaaatgatttttacaCTTTGTTATTACTTACTGTTAGATGTAATACTTTGTTAGTGGGCAAATCTTGACCCCATGTACTTGCAACAAGTATACAAGGCACAAAAAGCAATAGAACTAGGCAGACCACAAACAagccacttagggtatgtctacaatgcaatgtATAGGAATTGTTCAACCCTGGGTCCCAACGTGGTGCTCCAGCGTCCACACTGTATTATGCAGGGCCAAGTCCAACCATCCACATCTCAGACGTCCTAGTGCCCTCTCAAAATGTGGCCATGCTAgctctttgttcatggtgcaaGCATGAGAAAACTGGCctatccaccaaacttgactgttcaGAGGACAAAGCAAGTCGGCTCAtgggattgtggaatacttttgcTGGACTCCCAGAAGTCTAGTGGGGCTACCTCTATACtgaaaagcaatagggcttgaacctgaGTCCCAGATTGACTAAGACTAAGACCCTCCACAcctgtggggtcctgggaccctgggttagCATGATTTGTAGGGAAGTGAGATTCAGTTTGAGCCTGAatttgaaccctgggcttacagtGGAGCATAGACATTTCCTTAAGGTACTCTGAACACTGAGCATGAAGGCTAGAGCATTTAgtcccttgcaggatcaagccacaAGTCTTCTTTTCTCTTCATTTAGGAAATGAAAAGTTTGCAAAGCACAATCTCTAGTGATGTTAATGTAGAAATTAATGCTGCTCCAGGAATTGATCTCACTACACTTCTGAATAAAATGAGAGCCGAGTATGAGGCCCTTGCTGAGCAAAATCGGAAAGCCGCTGAAGCCTGGTTCAATGAAAAGGTAACTGCTAACAAGTGTTCTAAAAGCAGACTCAATTCCATGAAACTGGGACATTTTGCTTCACTAAATaacattttttgttgttattgcaATACCTCAGAGTAAAGAACTGAATGTACAGATCAACTTTAGTGCTGAGGAGACCAGTACCAACAAAAGTCAGATTACTGAACTGAGACGCACTCTTCAAGCCTTggagatagagctgaaatcccAACTTGTTCTGGTATGAGAATAGATACGTCTTAGATTAATTTCGAAAGATCTAAGGTACAATTTTTAATGGGACTTcggctcctaagtgcctacatTGCTTTTGAAGATGGGGCTTAAGCTCCTAAATCTTATATGCATTTTTGAAATCTGTACCTCTAAAATAGcatttgggtgaaatcctgccctcatagaagtgaatgggagctttgccatgggCTTTGATGAAGTCAGGGTGTTGCACTTTATGTGCAAGAGATATATGATACATTATAAATTTctccttttactttgttgttcaaACAACTTCTGCGCTAAAGCATAAAAAATGATAGCTGGGGTAGCATTGCAAAAGAACTGCagtgtttcaaaataaaatggaatGATATATACATTGACACAAACTGACACAATAAAGGTCTACTAACAAAGGAAACAAATATTCTATGGCAATCAAAGGGATGAAATCATGTTCTGTTAATGGTCATGTAGTTTGTTATACTAAAAATGAAAGTGTCTTTCTTCACCTTTTGGCTCCATTTTTCTGTAATGCTATTAAAAGCACAAATAGTATATGAACAAAGAAAACTAATATGTAACCATTTAAAAGAGTTAAAATCATACACTATTAATTGTTGAGTAGTTTGTTATACTAAATAATAAAAGCTGCTTTCTTTATCTTTATATTCCATGTTATTAAAACAAAGATCTAAGGTAAAATgttaatgggacttaggctcctaagtgcctacacTGCTTTTGAAGATGAGGCtcattaggctcctaaatttcaTATGCTCATATCTCATTGTTATTAAAACAAGGTTTTTCTTCCACCCCTCATATTAGTATTGTTCATTTTTCTTCTATGTCAGAAACAATCTCTTGAAGCCACCTTGACAGAGACAGAAGGTCGCTATTGTGCACAGCTTTCAGAAATACAAGTGGTGATTAGCAGCGTGGAGACACAAGTGCAACAGATAAGGGATGACATGGAATGCCAGAATTCAGAGTATGAATTACTCCTGGACATCAAGATTCATCTGGAAAATGAGATTGAGGTTTACCGCCGCCTGCTAGATGGAGAGGGAAGGTAAGAAAAGGGAAGAGTACTGAAGAAAACAATGTATTTACAGCTgaacaaataactgatttttcaggttAGTGGccaactgaaaaacaaaattaaaaaaaaatcttttggggTTGACTAGAAAGggaattttttcagttttccttgCCAAaacgaaaaacaaaaaaaaaattctgtttcagatcaaagaaaatgtttcattcgacccaaaacaaatttattggggggggggggtcattttgGTTTCAGGTGCTTTTAACCTCTTTttggtctttttttaaatatattagctACATTTCTAAGCAACACACCAAAATGCatcaacttttgaaaaaaaaaaattttttgtccAAAACTATTCATCGAATTCAactcaaattcacaaatagttttggtcaaGCCAGAAACTGCAGTTTTCAGCAAG
It includes:
- the LOC135894676 gene encoding keratin, type I cytoskeletal 12-like, giving the protein MDHVHQHGPQPQQDDLRYDLVVRAEERDGTPVLATRFPPHKAAADLSEYQTVQHVALPEALVVDHIFLEVRCVVLAGELVVECGILVLGCGAQVELGESVLDGMCSLSLSYISALSKLSFYFSTMSYFGLGSRQNSSCRSSGASIKIPSGGVCCLGGGSGVVMYGSGGGWGAGSGWCGIGSGAGGSFYNFGYGAVGATGGDGGLLSGSEKETLQNLNDRLASYLGKVNALEEANTELEHKIKDWYEKFGPHTDGGPRNYSKYYAIIENLGNQIIAATVDNARIILQIDNARLAADDFRLKYENEIYLHQSVEADISGLRKVLDELTLARNDLEMQTKNLNEEQAYLKKNHEEEMKSLQSTISSDVNVEINAAPGIDLTTLLNKMRAEYEALAEQNRKAAEAWFNEKSKELNVQINFSAEETSTNKSQITELRRTLQALEIELKSQLVLKQSLEATLTETEGRYCAQLSEIQVVISSVETQVQQIRDDMECQNSEYELLLDIKIHLENEIEVYRRLLDGEGRNCSFQQAFQSNAPGDISKELTKIRVIKTIIEELDQHGRVTSSKVQSVEEKPIR